The following proteins are encoded in a genomic region of Limanda limanda chromosome 22, fLimLim1.1, whole genome shotgun sequence:
- the LOC132996337 gene encoding fibrinogen alpha chain, with the protein MRLKQQKQHGRQPVRRTQRYRRRRCRAESDVPLCADDDWVSKCPSGCRLQGLISQMERDVERKLLKVCETAKSYEDAAETSMTAVTRIYNSNRRVIVTRYISELKFAEGAEELSRTLTSLRKRSSSLSQRLKELRGAVRKQVEDLYRTEVEIDMTLRTCHGSCRSALPFTVDHASYQTLETDMEQLNKAVHQRHKAVTPPEDTAHVWINTVDMSPAPSAEYRRIPAVQRELLTQFEDIGQNELGLEELLDFEDVEVLEHF; encoded by the exons atgaggctgaagcagcagaaacaacaTGGCCGACAGCCCGTCCGTCGAACCCAGAGATACAGAAGGCGCCGGTGTCGAGCAGAGTCGGACGTGCCTCTGTGTGCAGATGACGactgg GTCTCTAAATGCCCGTCCGGCTGCAGACTGCAGGGTTTGATctcacagatggagagagatgtgGAGAGAAAGCTGTTGAAGGTTTGCGAGACGGCGAAGTCGTACGAGGACGCAGCCGAGACGTCCATGACGGCGGTGACTCGAATCTACAACTCCAACCGCAGAGTGATAGTCACCAGATACA TCTCGGAGCTGAAGTTTGCGGAAGGCGCAGAGGAGTTGTCTCGAACTCTCACGTCGCTGCGGAAACGCTCGAGCAGTTTGTCGCAGCGACTCAAAGAGCTCCGAGGCGCCGTCCGGAAACAGGTGGAGGACTTGTACCGAACCGAG GTGGAGATCGACATGACGCTCCGAACCTGTCACGGCTCGTGTCGCTCGGCGCTACCGTTCACTGTCGATCACGCCAGTTATCAGACACTGGAAACCGACATGGAGCAGCTGAACAAGGCCGTCCACCAGAGACACAAAGCCGTGACACCACCTGAAGACACTGCACACGTCTGGATCAACACTGTTGATATGAGCCCGGCCCCGTCTGCTGAATACAGGAGGATCCCAGCGGTCCAGAGGGAACTGCTGACCCAGTTTGAGGACATAGGACAGAATGAGTTGggtctggaggagctgctggactTTGAAGACGTGGAGGTTCttgaacatttttga